One window of Gammaproteobacteria bacterium genomic DNA carries:
- a CDS encoding NADH-quinone oxidoreductase subunit G: protein MSVQQPQPAPAPDTVTIEVDGRKLQAAKGSMIIQSTDAAGIYVPRFCYHDKLPIAANCRMCLVEVEKSPKPLPACATPVADGMKIYTRSAKAKDAQQHVMEFLLLNHPLDCPICDQGGECPLQDQALGYGKDDSRYEERKRVIPDKDIGPLITTFMTRCIHCTRCVRFGQEIAGVAEFGVLGRGEHSEIRTFLDKSVDSELSGNVIDICPVGALTSKPFQYKARPWELDHHASIAPHDCVGSNVDVQTLRDKVMRVLPRTNESINECWLSDRDRFSYEALNSEERLRLPMIHRSGQWEEVDWPTALDFVAQGLRRTIERHGADAVGALASPMATVEEHYLLQKLMRALGSHNVDHRLRQLDFSDDARTPLYPGLGMSIADLEKLDAVLLIGANPRKDQPLIGLRLRKAAVRGARVMAINPVDYDFTYRLAGKVIGRPETMYAAVAEVAKALSDAHGAPTGSASWIDALTPGTDARRIADVLTQASNKMVLLGPFAASHPQAAGLRTLAQRIAELSGATLGFLPEANAVGACVAGCLPHRGPLGGAAGNGRNTLTMLREPRKAYLLYGVEPELDVLDGALAAKAMEAAEFVTMFTHFKPSIYRGGAIGYAHALLPLAPFTETAGSFVNVEGRVQRFDAAVKLLGETRPGWKILRVLGDKLGADGFQYSTIDEVRAELNLPTQISAGVLEKGTIPSPVRVPLTDGQLYRLAEVPLYAADPLVRRAPALQHTADNPPPALRVNASVAAQLHLTEGEMVMVRTIAGEARLNVAIDARIADGCALVPSGYFETAALGAHGAASVVRER from the coding sequence ATGAGCGTGCAGCAGCCACAACCGGCACCGGCACCCGATACCGTCACGATCGAGGTCGATGGCCGTAAGCTTCAAGCCGCCAAGGGCTCGATGATCATTCAGTCGACCGACGCCGCCGGTATCTACGTTCCGCGTTTTTGCTACCACGACAAGCTGCCGATTGCCGCCAACTGCCGCATGTGTTTGGTTGAAGTCGAGAAGTCGCCGAAGCCGCTGCCGGCCTGTGCTACACCGGTGGCCGACGGCATGAAGATCTACACGCGTTCGGCCAAGGCCAAAGACGCGCAGCAGCACGTGATGGAATTCCTGCTGCTCAATCATCCGCTCGATTGCCCGATTTGCGACCAGGGCGGCGAATGTCCGTTGCAGGACCAAGCGCTCGGCTACGGCAAAGACGATTCGCGCTACGAAGAGCGTAAGCGCGTCATTCCGGACAAAGACATCGGTCCGTTAATCACCACCTTCATGACGCGTTGCATTCATTGCACGCGTTGCGTGCGTTTCGGTCAGGAGATCGCCGGCGTCGCCGAGTTCGGCGTGCTCGGTCGCGGCGAGCACAGCGAAATCCGCACGTTCCTCGACAAGAGCGTCGACTCCGAGCTGTCCGGCAACGTCATCGACATCTGCCCAGTCGGCGCGCTGACGTCGAAGCCGTTCCAATACAAAGCGCGGCCGTGGGAGCTCGATCATCACGCGTCGATCGCGCCGCACGATTGCGTCGGTTCCAACGTCGACGTGCAGACGTTGCGCGACAAAGTGATGCGCGTCTTGCCGCGTACCAACGAGTCGATCAACGAATGCTGGTTGTCGGACCGTGATCGCTTCAGCTACGAAGCGCTCAACTCCGAAGAGCGGCTGCGTCTGCCGATGATTCATCGCAGCGGCCAATGGGAAGAAGTCGATTGGCCGACCGCGCTCGATTTCGTTGCCCAAGGCCTGCGTCGTACGATCGAGCGCCACGGCGCCGATGCCGTCGGCGCATTGGCATCGCCGATGGCGACGGTCGAAGAGCATTATCTGTTGCAGAAGCTCATGCGCGCGCTCGGTTCGCACAATGTCGATCATCGTTTGCGTCAACTCGATTTCAGCGACGATGCGCGGACACCGTTGTATCCGGGACTCGGCATGTCGATCGCCGATCTCGAAAAGCTGGACGCGGTGCTGTTGATCGGCGCCAACCCGCGTAAAGATCAGCCGCTGATCGGCCTACGTCTGCGTAAAGCGGCAGTCCGCGGTGCGCGCGTCATGGCCATCAATCCGGTCGACTACGACTTTACCTACCGTTTAGCCGGCAAGGTGATCGGCCGGCCGGAAACGATGTACGCCGCTGTCGCTGAGGTCGCCAAGGCGTTGAGCGATGCGCATGGCGCGCCGACCGGTAGCGCCAGTTGGATCGATGCGCTGACGCCAGGCACCGATGCGCGTCGTATCGCTGACGTATTAACGCAGGCCTCAAATAAGATGGTGCTGCTCGGACCGTTCGCTGCCAGCCATCCGCAAGCCGCCGGCTTGCGGACATTGGCGCAGCGTATTGCCGAGTTGTCCGGCGCTACGCTCGGCTTTTTACCGGAAGCCAATGCCGTCGGTGCTTGCGTTGCCGGTTGTTTACCGCATCGCGGGCCGCTCGGCGGTGCTGCCGGCAACGGCCGCAACACGCTGACCATGCTGCGCGAGCCGCGCAAGGCTTACTTACTATATGGCGTCGAGCCCGAGCTCGATGTGCTCGATGGCGCGTTGGCGGCAAAGGCGATGGAAGCCGCCGAGTTCGTCACCATGTTTACCCACTTCAAGCCGTCGATCTATCGCGGTGGTGCCATCGGTTATGCGCATGCTTTGTTACCGCTGGCACCGTTCACCGAGACTGCCGGCAGCTTCGTCAACGTCGAAGGTCGCGTGCAGCGGTTCGACGCGGCGGTAAAGCTGCTTGGTGAAACACGTCCTGGTTGGAAGATTCTGCGCGTACTGGGCGACAAGCTGGGCGCCGATGGTTTTCAGTATTCGACCATCGACGAAGTACGGGCCGAGCTCAATCTGCCGACGCAAATCAGTGCCGGCGTGTTGGAGAAGGGAACGATTCCATCGCCGGTGCGCGTGCCGCTCACCGATGGCCAACTGTATCGTTTGGCCGAAGTGCCGCTCTACGCCGCCGATCCGTTGGTTCGGCGTGCGCCCGCGTTGCAGCATACGGCCGACAATCCGCCGCCGGCGTTGCGCGTGAACGCATCGGTCGCGGCGCAGTTGCACCTGACCGAAGGCGAAATGGTGATGGTGCGGACGATCGCCGGTGAGGCACGTCTCAATGTTGCTATCGACGCGCGTATCGCCGACGGCTGCGCGTTGGTTCCATCCGGTTACTTCGAGACCGCGGCGCTCGGTGCGCACGGCGCCGCCAGCGTGGTGCGCGAGCGATGA
- a CDS encoding NADH-quinone oxidoreductase subunit J: MFEFKQLIFYVFAGLLVFASAMVITLRNPVKSALFLVLAFFSAAGLWLLLSAEFLAIVLVLVYVGAVMVLFLFVVMMLDINLARLRAGFGEYLPIGGIVAVLLVLEMSLILSSGNFSPTHMPEPAAAVAGHSNTRELGRLIYTFYVYPFELAAVILLVAIIAAIALTMRRRKDTKYLDPAAQIGVRREDRVRIVKMPAEKKS, translated from the coding sequence ATGTTTGAATTCAAGCAACTCATTTTCTACGTCTTCGCCGGCCTGCTGGTGTTCGCATCAGCGATGGTGATTACGTTGCGCAACCCGGTGAAATCGGCGTTGTTCCTGGTGCTGGCGTTCTTCAGTGCCGCTGGCTTGTGGTTGTTATTGTCGGCTGAATTCCTGGCGATCGTGCTGGTGCTGGTGTACGTGGGCGCGGTCATGGTGCTGTTCCTGTTCGTCGTGATGATGCTCGATATTAATTTGGCACGTTTACGCGCCGGCTTTGGCGAGTACTTGCCAATCGGCGGCATCGTTGCCGTGTTGCTGGTGTTGGAGATGTCGCTGATTTTGAGCTCCGGCAATTTCTCGCCGACACACATGCCGGAGCCGGCAGCGGCAGTTGCCGGCCACAGCAATACACGCGAGCTTGGGCGCCTTATTTATACGTTCTACGTTTATCCATTCGAGTTGGCGGCGGTCATTCTGTTGGTAGCGATCATTGCTGCTATCGCCTTGACCATGCGCCGGCGTAAAGATACGAAATATCTCGATCCGGCCGCGCAGATCGGTGTGCGACGCGAAGATCGCGTGCGCATCGTCAAGATGCCGGCGGAAAAGAAGTCGTGA
- the nuoL gene encoding NADH-quinone oxidoreductase subunit L, translated as MSQETIYLLIPLSCLAGALIAGLLGWKISRVAAHCVTILGVAIAFGLSAFVVLPDVYAGHSFNGAIYTWAVAGRLPLEVGFLIDPLTAVMMTVVTFVSLMVHIYTIGYMHDDPGYQRFFSYISLFTFAMLMLVMSNNFLQLFFGWEAVGLMSYLLIGFWYTRPTATYAQLKAFLMNRVGDLGFLLGIAAIFYYFDSLDYAAVFAIAPQFAHEVLQVIPGTDWNALTLICILLFIGAMGKSAQVPLHVWLPDSMEGPTPISALIHAATMVTAGVFMVARMSPLYELSEVALSVVLVIGAITAFSMALVGIVQNDIKRIVAFSTLSQLGYMMVALGASAYSVGIFHLGTHAFFKALLFLGAGSVIIAMHHEQDIRKMGGLRKYMPWTFITMWVGTLAIIGFPGMSGFFSKDLIIEAVQHSTLPGSGIAYAAVLSGVLITSFYSFRLLFLVFHGKPRMDHDTEHHLKESPLVVVVPLVLLAIPSIAAGYLLQPIVFSGYFGEAIKVLPAHDTVGHIKEHFHGLGPFIAHGFTSIPMLLAAIGFGLAWFLYIRRPDLPEQIRVRVNVLYQVLLNKYYFDEIYQFVFIRGARGIGKLFWRVGDVKLIDGLAVNGTARLVGWVSAAVRHIQSGYVYHYAFAMILGLFFLITFLKYFH; from the coding sequence ATGAGCCAAGAAACTATCTATTTGCTGATCCCGTTGTCGTGCCTCGCCGGCGCGTTGATTGCCGGCTTGCTCGGTTGGAAGATCAGCCGTGTGGCGGCGCACTGCGTAACGATTCTCGGTGTCGCTATCGCTTTCGGCCTGTCGGCATTCGTCGTGTTGCCGGATGTGTATGCCGGTCACAGCTTTAACGGCGCGATTTATACCTGGGCGGTCGCCGGTCGCTTGCCGCTCGAAGTCGGTTTCTTAATCGATCCGTTGACGGCGGTGATGATGACCGTCGTCACTTTCGTCTCGTTGATGGTGCATATCTACACCATCGGTTATATGCACGACGATCCGGGTTACCAGCGTTTCTTCAGTTACATCTCGTTGTTCACCTTCGCCATGTTGATGTTGGTGATGTCGAACAACTTCCTGCAGCTGTTTTTCGGCTGGGAGGCGGTCGGTTTGATGTCGTACCTGTTGATCGGCTTCTGGTATACGCGGCCGACGGCGACGTACGCGCAGCTGAAAGCGTTTCTGATGAATCGCGTCGGCGATCTTGGCTTCCTGCTCGGTATCGCCGCGATCTTTTACTATTTCGACAGCCTCGATTACGCCGCGGTATTCGCTATCGCGCCGCAGTTCGCCCATGAAGTGCTGCAGGTCATCCCCGGCACCGATTGGAACGCGTTGACGCTGATCTGCATCCTGTTGTTCATCGGTGCCATGGGCAAATCGGCGCAGGTACCGCTGCATGTTTGGCTGCCCGACTCGATGGAAGGTCCGACGCCGATCTCGGCGTTGATCCACGCGGCAACGATGGTGACTGCCGGCGTGTTCATGGTGGCGCGCATGTCGCCGCTGTACGAGTTGTCGGAGGTGGCGCTGTCGGTGGTGCTCGTTATCGGCGCAATTACGGCGTTCAGCATGGCACTGGTCGGCATCGTCCAAAACGATATCAAACGCATCGTTGCGTTCTCGACGCTGTCGCAGCTCGGTTACATGATGGTGGCGCTCGGCGCGTCGGCTTACAGCGTCGGCATTTTTCATCTGGGCACGCATGCCTTTTTCAAGGCGTTGCTGTTCTTAGGCGCCGGTTCGGTGATTATCGCCATGCATCACGAGCAAGACATCCGCAAAATGGGCGGGCTGCGCAAGTACATGCCGTGGACGTTCATTACCATGTGGGTCGGTACGCTGGCGATCATCGGTTTTCCCGGGATGTCCGGCTTTTTCTCGAAGGATTTGATTATCGAAGCGGTGCAGCACTCGACGTTGCCGGGTAGCGGTATCGCTTATGCCGCCGTGCTCTCGGGTGTACTAATTACATCGTTCTATTCTTTCCGATTGCTGTTCCTCGTGTTCCACGGCAAGCCGCGCATGGACCACGATACCGAGCACCATCTGAAGGAATCGCCGCTGGTCGTGGTAGTGCCGTTGGTGCTGTTAGCAATCCCGTCGATCGCTGCCGGTTATCTATTGCAGCCGATTGTTTTCAGTGGTTACTTCGGTGAGGCCATCAAGGTATTGCCGGCGCACGATACCGTCGGCCATATCAAGGAACATTTCCACGGTCTCGGCCCATTTATCGCTCACGGCTTCACCAGCATACCGATGCTGCTGGCGGCAATCGGCTTTGGCCTCGCCTGGTTCTTATATATCCGTCGGCCCGATCTGCCGGAGCAAATCCGTGTGCGGGTCAATGTGTTGTACCAGGTGCTGCTGAACAAATATTACTTCGACGAGATCTATCAGTTCGTCTTCATCCGCGGCGCGCGCGGCATCGGTAAATTGTTCTGGCGCGTCGGCGATGTGAAGCTGATCGATGGTTTGGCGGTCAACGGTACGGCGCGCCTGGTAGGGTGGGTGTCGGCGGCGGTTCGGCATATCCAATCCGGCTATGTCTATCACTATGCCTTCGCCATGATCCTCGGCCTGTTCTTCCTAATAACGTTCTTAAAATATTTCCACTAA
- the nuoI gene encoding NADH-quinone oxidoreductase subunit NuoI, whose product MSSFKRYVNSFLLVELLKGLSVTGRHLFKRKITVQYPDEKTPVSPRFRGLHALRRYPNGEERCIACKLCEAVCPALAITIESTQRSDGTRRTTRYDIDLFKCIYCGFCEESCPVDSIVETSFNEFHMEKRGEQIINKEQLLAMGDKFEKRIAADRAADAKFR is encoded by the coding sequence ATGAGTTCGTTCAAGCGCTACGTAAATAGTTTTCTATTGGTTGAGCTGCTCAAGGGCCTGAGTGTCACCGGTCGTCACTTGTTCAAGCGCAAGATCACGGTGCAGTACCCGGACGAGAAAACGCCGGTAAGCCCGCGCTTTCGTGGCTTGCATGCGTTGCGGCGTTATCCGAACGGCGAAGAGCGTTGTATCGCCTGTAAATTGTGCGAGGCAGTGTGCCCAGCGTTGGCAATCACCATCGAGTCGACTCAGCGTTCCGACGGCACGCGCCGCACGACGCGGTACGATATCGACCTGTTCAAGTGCATCTACTGCGGCTTCTGTGAAGAATCATGCCCGGTGGATTCGATCGTCGAAACATCGTTCAACGAATTTCATATGGAAAAGCGCGGCGAGCAGATAATCAATAAGGAACAACTGCTCGCCATGGGCGATAAATTCGAGAAGCGCATCGCTGCCGATCGTGCAGCGGATGCGAAGTTTCGATGA
- the nuoH gene encoding NADH-quinone oxidoreductase subunit NuoH, which yields MNETGLAILDGLPPWLQVTAWTLAKIVAILLPLILSVAYLTFAERKIIGYMQVRIGPNRVGPRGWLQPIADVLKMLLKEVIIPAKANRYLFVIAPLLALAPAFTAWAVIPFTDELVLANVDASLLFILALTSMGVYGVIIAGWASNSKYAFLGSMRSAAQIVAYEIAMGFALVGVLMAAGSLNLREIVLHQAGDYGVLEWYVWPLFPLFVVYFIAGVAETNRAPFDVAEGESELVAGFHVEYSGIGFALFFLAEYANMILIAALAALMFLGGWLSPLPPSWVPDVPVLKSILGNGLHWFLFKVSFMLFWFLWFRATFPRYRYDQIMRLGWKVFIPVTLVWIVLIGAVMFLTPWGFIVH from the coding sequence ATGAACGAGACCGGTCTGGCAATCTTGGATGGCCTGCCGCCGTGGCTGCAGGTCACGGCATGGACGCTGGCGAAGATCGTCGCGATCCTATTGCCGTTGATCCTCAGCGTCGCTTATCTCACGTTCGCCGAACGCAAAATTATCGGCTACATGCAGGTCCGTATCGGCCCGAATCGCGTCGGACCGCGCGGCTGGCTGCAGCCAATCGCCGACGTGCTGAAGATGCTGTTGAAGGAAGTCATCATCCCGGCCAAAGCGAACCGTTATCTGTTCGTTATTGCACCGCTGTTGGCGTTGGCGCCGGCGTTCACCGCCTGGGCGGTGATTCCGTTCACCGACGAGCTGGTGTTGGCCAACGTCGACGCCAGCCTATTGTTCATCCTGGCGCTGACATCGATGGGCGTTTACGGCGTCATCATCGCCGGCTGGGCGTCGAATTCGAAGTACGCATTCTTGGGCAGTATGCGCTCGGCGGCGCAGATCGTGGCGTACGAAATTGCCATGGGTTTTGCTCTGGTCGGCGTGCTGATGGCGGCCGGCAGTCTCAACCTGCGCGAGATCGTGCTGCATCAGGCGGGTGACTACGGTGTGCTTGAGTGGTACGTCTGGCCGCTGTTTCCGTTGTTTGTCGTTTACTTCATCGCCGGCGTCGCCGAAACCAACCGCGCGCCGTTCGATGTCGCCGAAGGCGAGTCGGAACTGGTCGCCGGCTTTCACGTCGAATACTCCGGCATCGGTTTTGCGTTGTTCTTCCTGGCCGAATACGCCAACATGATTTTGATTGCGGCGCTGGCGGCGCTCATGTTCCTCGGCGGCTGGTTGTCGCCGCTGCCGCCGTCGTGGGTGCCGGATGTGCCGGTGCTAAAGTCGATCCTTGGCAACGGGCTGCATTGGTTCCTGTTCAAGGTCAGTTTCATGCTGTTTTGGTTTCTCTGGTTCCGCGCGACGTTCCCGCGCTATCGCTACGACCAGATCATGCGCCTCGGCTGGAAGGTATTTATTCCGGTGACGCTAGTGTGGATCGTGCTGATCGGCGCGGTGATGTTCCTGACCCCCTGGGGTTTTATCGTCCACTGA
- the nuoF gene encoding NADH-quinone oxidoreductase subunit NuoF, giving the protein MTTRVCLPDPSLDKPWTLASYRSTGGYEMWEKILREKPEPATIVDTLKTAALRGRGGAGFATGIKWSFINPKSPGQKYLVCNSDEGEPGTFKDRDILRYNPHQVIEGMAIASYVMGTTVGYNYMRGEFIEPYERFESALKEAYGAGLLGKNILDSGVDFDLYDHLGAGAYICGEETALLESIEGKRGLPRYKPPFPAHFGLFGRPTTVNNTETFASVPYILRHGAQHFLGLGKPNNGGVKIFSVSGHVNRPGNYEIPLGTPFAELLKMAGGVRNGHRVKAVIPGGSSAKVLPGRIMMELTMDYDSISKAGSMLGSGAVIVMDETTCMVRALQRISHFYYEESCGQCTPCREGTGWMARMIDRIEAGQGRPQDLDLLDDVASKIEGRTICAFGEAAAWPVRSFVQQFRDEFQYHIERRACLPETREDS; this is encoded by the coding sequence ATGACCACCCGCGTCTGCCTGCCGGACCCCAGTCTCGACAAACCGTGGACGCTGGCGAGCTATCGCAGCACCGGCGGTTATGAGATGTGGGAAAAGATACTGCGCGAGAAGCCCGAGCCCGCGACCATCGTCGATACGCTCAAGACGGCGGCGTTGCGCGGTCGTGGCGGTGCTGGTTTTGCTACCGGCATTAAGTGGAGCTTCATCAATCCGAAGTCGCCGGGCCAAAAATACTTGGTCTGCAACTCCGATGAAGGCGAGCCAGGCACCTTCAAAGACCGCGATATCCTGCGCTACAACCCGCATCAAGTGATCGAAGGCATGGCAATCGCCAGCTATGTCATGGGTACGACCGTCGGTTACAACTACATGCGCGGCGAATTTATCGAGCCGTACGAGCGCTTCGAATCGGCATTGAAAGAAGCTTACGGCGCGGGTCTTTTGGGTAAGAACATTTTGGATTCGGGTGTCGATTTCGATCTATACGATCATCTCGGCGCTGGCGCTTATATCTGCGGCGAGGAAACGGCGCTGCTCGAATCGATCGAAGGCAAACGCGGTTTGCCGCGCTATAAGCCGCCGTTCCCGGCGCACTTTGGCTTGTTCGGTCGGCCGACCACGGTCAACAACACCGAGACCTTCGCCTCGGTCCCGTATATCCTGCGTCACGGTGCCCAGCACTTTCTCGGTTTGGGCAAGCCGAACAACGGCGGCGTCAAAATTTTCTCGGTGTCCGGCCACGTCAATCGCCCGGGCAACTACGAAATTCCGCTCGGCACGCCGTTCGCTGAATTACTTAAGATGGCCGGCGGCGTACGCAACGGCCATCGCGTGAAGGCGGTCATTCCCGGCGGTTCGTCGGCGAAGGTTTTGCCCGGTCGCATCATGATGGAGCTGACCATGGATTACGACTCGATCTCGAAGGCGGGGTCGATGCTCGGTTCCGGCGCCGTCATCGTCATGGACGAGACCACTTGCATGGTGCGCGCGCTACAACGCATTTCACATTTTTATTATGAAGAGTCGTGCGGCCAATGCACGCCGTGCCGCGAAGGCACCGGCTGGATGGCGCGCATGATCGATCGCATCGAAGCCGGGCAGGGCCGACCGCAGGATCTCGACCTGCTCGACGACGTCGCCTCGAAAATCGAAGGCCGCACCATCTGCGCCTTCGGCGAGGCCGCCGCCTGGCCGGTGCGTAGTTTCGTCCAGCAGTTTCGCGACGAATTCCAATACCATATCGAGCGTCGGGCATGTCTGCCCGAGACACGAGAGGATTCATGA
- a CDS encoding NADH-quinone oxidoreductase subunit M encodes MLVDHLLSLCVWLPIIGGVVVLATGDDTRAPLARKLALLFSLLSFVATIPLYLYFDSGTAQMQFVENYAWIDAFNIRYRLGIDGISLWLILLTSFSTVLVVISSWEVIEKRVAQYLAAFLFMEGLMIGVFAALDGILFYVFWEAMLVPMFIIIGLWGGPNRVYATIKFFLYTFIGSVLMLVALLYLYHKTGNFDILGFHAQKLDLNEQILIFLAFFAAFAVKVPMWPVHTWLPDAHVEAPTGGSVILAAIMLKLGAYGFLRFSLPIAPDASHHLAWLMIMLSLIAVVYIGLVALVQEDMKKLIAYSSIAHMGFVTLGFFVFNAQGIEGGLIQMISHGFVSGALFLCVGVLYDRMHSRMIRDYGGVAKPMPVFAAFMMLFAMANSGLPGTSGFVGEFLVILGAFQVSFWYALVAGTTLIFGAAYSLWMYKRVIFGDIGSADVAALTDINRREAIFLVTLATAVLFMGLWPNPFLDVMHTSVEHLLAQVNQTKL; translated from the coding sequence ATGCTCGTCGATCATTTGCTCAGTCTCTGCGTCTGGCTGCCGATCATCGGCGGCGTAGTCGTGCTTGCCACCGGTGACGACACGCGCGCGCCGCTGGCGCGCAAGCTGGCGCTGCTGTTCTCGTTGCTGTCGTTTGTCGCCACCATTCCGCTCTATCTCTATTTCGATTCGGGCACGGCGCAGATGCAGTTCGTCGAGAACTATGCGTGGATCGATGCGTTCAATATTCGTTATCGGCTCGGTATCGACGGTATTTCCCTTTGGTTGATACTGCTCACCAGTTTCAGCACGGTGCTGGTGGTGATCTCCTCCTGGGAAGTGATCGAGAAGCGCGTCGCCCAATACCTGGCGGCGTTCCTGTTCATGGAAGGTTTGATGATCGGTGTGTTCGCCGCGCTCGATGGGATTTTGTTCTACGTCTTCTGGGAAGCGATGTTGGTACCGATGTTCATCATCATCGGCCTATGGGGCGGACCGAACCGCGTGTACGCCACTATCAAGTTCTTCCTGTACACCTTCATCGGCTCGGTATTGATGTTGGTGGCGCTGCTGTATCTGTACCACAAGACCGGCAATTTCGACATTCTAGGTTTCCACGCGCAGAAGCTCGACCTGAATGAGCAGATCCTGATCTTCCTGGCGTTCTTCGCCGCGTTCGCGGTGAAGGTGCCGATGTGGCCGGTACACACGTGGTTGCCGGATGCGCACGTCGAAGCGCCGACCGGTGGCTCGGTTATTCTGGCGGCGATTATGTTGAAGCTCGGCGCCTACGGTTTCTTGCGGTTCTCGCTGCCGATCGCACCCGACGCGTCGCATCATCTCGCTTGGCTGATGATCATGTTGTCGCTGATTGCGGTCGTGTATATCGGTCTGGTAGCGCTGGTACAAGAAGACATGAAGAAGCTGATTGCTTATTCGTCGATCGCGCACATGGGCTTCGTCACGCTCGGCTTCTTTGTCTTCAATGCCCAGGGCATCGAAGGCGGCCTGATCCAGATGATCTCGCACGGTTTCGTCTCGGGCGCGTTATTCCTGTGCGTCGGCGTGCTTTACGACCGTATGCACTCGCGCATGATCCGCGACTACGGCGGGGTGGCCAAACCGATGCCAGTGTTCGCCGCGTTCATGATGCTATTCGCTATGGCCAACAGCGGTCTGCCCGGCACGTCCGGTTTCGTCGGTGAGTTCTTGGTCATTCTCGGTGCGTTCCAGGTCAGCTTCTGGTACGCGTTGGTGGCGGGGACGACATTGATCTTCGGCGCGGCGTATTCGTTGTGGATGTACAAACGGGTGATCTTCGGCGATATCGGCAGTGCCGACGTTGCCGCGTTGACCGATATCAATCGTCGTGAGGCGATCTTTCTGGTCACGCTGGCCACGGCAGTATTGTTCATGGGATTGTGGCCGAATCCGTTCCTGGACGTCATGCATACCTCGGTCGAGCATTTGCTGGCCCAGGTCAACCAAACCAAGCTCTAA
- the nuoK gene encoding NADH-quinone oxidoreductase subunit NuoK, giving the protein MIPLEHYLIVGAILFALSVVGIFLNRKNLVILLMAIELMLLAVNMNFVAFSHYLEDTAGQVFVFFILTVAAAESAIGLAILVVLFRNRSTIDVEDLDTLKG; this is encoded by the coding sequence ATGATCCCGTTGGAACACTACCTGATCGTTGGTGCGATTCTGTTCGCGCTGAGCGTCGTCGGGATTTTTCTCAACCGGAAGAATCTCGTGATCCTGCTCATGGCGATCGAGCTCATGTTGCTGGCAGTGAATATGAACTTCGTCGCCTTCTCGCATTACTTGGAAGACACCGCCGGCCAGGTGTTCGTGTTCTTCATTCTGACGGTCGCCGCCGCCGAGTCGGCCATCGGCCTCGCCATTCTGGTGGTACTGTTCCGTAATCGTTCCACTATCGACGTCGAAGACCTGGATACGCTGAAGGGATGA